The Daucus carota subsp. sativus chromosome 9, DH1 v3.0, whole genome shotgun sequence genome window below encodes:
- the LOC135149568 gene encoding AT-hook motif nuclear-localized protein 23-like: MSNSNQNGLTSPISTAPGRHGGAPQYSFNSDGSLMTNGEPVNGINKTVILEIPSGFDVISCVVQFALHFGLAVTVLTGQGLISEVDIAYPLNAIPPPCVSTSFHIISFSGAYHAAGNVMGGQILSQMKAASVVTLVLAVSTQV, translated from the exons ATGAGTAATTCAAACCAAAATGGTTTAACAAGCCCAATATCTACAGCTCCAGGGAGGCATGGAGGAGCACCTCAATATTCATTCAATTCTGATGGGTCTTTAATGACCAACGGTGAGCCAGTGAATGGCATCAACAAAACAGTCATTCTTGAAATCCCTAGTGGATTTGATGTCATAAGTTGTGTGGTGCAATTTGCACTGCATTTCGGGCTTGCTGTAACTGTGCTTACTGGCCAGGGACTCATTTCTGAGGTTGATATTGCGTATCCACTCAATGCAATCCCTCCCCCATGCGTTTCTACAAGCTTCCACATAATTTCGTTTTCTGGGGCTTACC ATGCTGCAGGTAATGTTATGGGAGGACAAATTCTCTCTCAGATGAAAGCAGCAAGTGTTGTTACTCTTGTTCTTGCCGTTTCTACACAAGTCTGA
- the LOC135149569 gene encoding uncharacterized protein LOC135149569, producing the protein MDKSWIKADRDSLQYEIGVENFLIFAEENAKNPKKIRCPCSRCANFKKTSVNAIRGHLYESGFSLGYLDWIWHGEEVGNFINSHAGSSCPAKIPTHVSETVKVCEAAYNDGECDNESDDFMRFVSDAEQPLLEGSECTKLESVLKLHNWKARFGVSDKAFTDLLESVGSFLPKGNVLPPNMYEAKKTLTDLGLEYVKFHACPNDCVLYRGPVLESLDECPKCQISRWKIGKDGKVRINVPARVMWYFPIIPRFKRLFKSADTAKLMSWHANNRSKDGKMRHPSDSPSWRNVDSRWPEFGSEDRNIRLGLAADVILVTYNLPPWLCMKRKFMMLTTLISGPHEPGNNIDIYLQPLIDDFKKLWEEGEPNVYDAHSKSYFTLKAVLMWTVTDFPGYANLSGCINKGYMACPICGDQTVAKYLNHSRKMCYLGHRRYLDRHHPYRRQRMAFDGEQELGDAPEPLSGEEVLAQQQKLEFSFGKGGKSKKVEYAWK; encoded by the exons ATGGACAAATCTTGGATAAAGGCAGATAGAGATTCCTTACAGTATGAAATTGGTGTAGAAAATTTCTTGATTTTCGCGGAGGAAAATGCTAAAAACCCAAAGAAGATACGTTGCCCCTGTTCACGTTGTGCTAACTTCAAAAAAACTTCTGTCAATGCAATCAGGGGTCATCTATATGAATCTGGGTTTAGTTTAGGGTATTTGGATTGGATTTGGCATGGGGAAGAGGTTGGTAACTTTATTAACTCACATGCGGGTAGTTCTTGCCCTGCTAAAATTCCAACACACGTTAGCGAAACGGTTAAAGTATGTGAAGCAGCCTATAATGATGGAGAATGCGATAATGAATCAGATGACTTTATGAGGTTTGTTTCCGATGCGGAACAACCTCTTTTGGAGGGAAGTGAGTGCACCAAACTAGAGTCAGTCTTGAAATTACATAATTGGAAGGCTAGGTTTGGAGTTAGTGATAAGGCCTTCACTGATCTTCTTGAATCTGTTGGCTCGTTTCTTCCTAAAGGTAATGTGCTTCCGCCAAATATGTATGAAGCGAAGAAAACCTTGACTGATTTAGGACTTGAGTATGTTAAATTCCATGCTTGTCCAAATGACTGTGTATTATACAGGGGTCCAGTTCTCGAGTCTTTAGATGAGTGTCCAAAGTGCCAAATTTCTCGCTGGAAAATTGGAAAAGACGGTAAAGTTAGGATTAACGTTCCAGCGAGAGTTATGTGGTATTTTCCGATAATCCCCAGATTCAAACGGCTTTTTAAATCTGCTGATACTGCTAAATTAATGAGTTGGCATGCGAATAATCGATCTAAAGATGGAAAGATGCGTCATCCATCTGATTCCCCTTCTTGGAGAAATGTAGATAGTAGGTGGCCTGAGTTTGGAAGTGAGGACAGAAATATACGCTTAGGATTAGCGGCAGATG TTATTTTAGTAACATATAATCTTCCTCCATGGTTATGCatgaagaggaagtttatgATGTTAACAACATTAATTTCCGGCCCGCACGAGCCTGGAAATAATATTGACATATATCTACAGCCATTAATcgatgattttaaaaaattatgggaGGAGGGTGAACCAAATGTTTATGATGCACATAGTAAATCCTACTTCACTCTCAAGGCAGTTCTAATGTGGACAGTGACTGATTTCCCGGGATACGCAAATCTGTCAGGCTGCATAAATAAGGGTTATATGGCTTGTCCAATCTGTGGTGATCAAACTGTGgctaaatatttaaatcatagtAGGAAAATGTGTTACCTAGGTCATCGTCGATATTTAGACCGTCATCATCCTTATAGGAGGCAGCGAATGGCTTTTGATGGAGAACAAGAACTTGGTGATGCACCTGAGCCACTCAGCGGAGAAGAAGTGTTGGCGCAACAACAGAAACTTGAATTCAGTTTTGGGAAAGGGGGAAAGTCGAAAAAGGTGGAGTATGCATGGAagtaa
- the LOC108198271 gene encoding uncharacterized protein LOC108198271: MSRIDITDINIGLKIDGSPNIGSQQGSCSKGGLENVLELTAVKKKLDLNESPRGEDAENNFQEVDDEEKNKDKEKDVAELKSSGEEKGVEYLVVEDKDVEVAEENEGILWELAIGTPTNIVAHATVDFVTAVLHGKPLGGDNVRVSITRVIQGAAEIPFPIDDEIITVDQAVGTFIAWPKNMLLEVKANSDRVKSRAVKGGKKNGPRKMKKVNDLVSEPEPVAFKLSEEAFGSSDKKCLFKSDISAVCFGGEISGTVICMFINILQENLRKHKMTDMISFVDPAKIGALGCGTPAARSRALALRFKSAKPSQVFLLPYHHTNHWALTVVNPDAQMVYHLDPLKRRIANEEWIEVVNNGIKIYKEDVKRFLKKKINWENLAGVPAQIGTTDCGLFVMLYMREICIDKELKFASKWARRSNLVFDSDDLNEIRSAWAKYFMRQHAS, translated from the exons ATGTCTAGAATAGACATCACCGACATCAACATCGGTCTAAAAATTGATGGGAGTCCAAATATTGGATCACAACAAGGAAGTTGTTCAAAAGGAGGACTTGAAAATGTGCTGGAATTGACAGCTGTTAAAAAGAAATTGGATCTCAATGAATCTCCTAGAGGGGAAGATGCTGAGAATAATTTTCAGGAAGTTGATGATGAAGAGAAGAACAAGGATAAAGAAAAAGATGTTGCTGAATTAAAGAGCAGTGGTGAAGAGAAAGGAGTTGAGTATCTTGTAGTTGAGGACAAGGATGTGGAAGTGGCTGAGGAAAATGAAGGTATTCTATGGGAGTTAGCAATTGGAACCCCAACCAACATTGTTGCTCATGCAACAGTTGACTTTGTCACTGCTGTTCTTCATGGGAAGCCACTTGGAGGAGATAACGTACGAGTATCAATTACTCGTGTTATCCAGGGAGCTGCTGAGATCCCATTCCCAATTGACGATGAAATCATCACAGTAGATCAAGCTGTTGGAACTTTCATTGCATGGCCGAAAAACATGTTACTGGAAGTGAAGGCAAACAGTGATCGGGTGAAGTCTCGAGCAGTGAAG GGAGGCAAGAAGAATGGCCCAAGAAAAATGAAGAAGGTGAATGACTTGGTCTCGGAACCAGAGCCAGTG GCGTTCAAGTTATCCGAAGAAGCTTTTGGATCATCGGATAAAAAGTGTTTGTTTAAATCCGACATAAGTGCTGTGTGCTTTGGAGGTGAAATATCAGGAACTGTCATTTGCATGTTTATCAA TATACTCCAGGAAAATTTAAGAAAGCACAAAATGACAGACATGATATCTTTTGTTGATCCAGCCAAGATTGGGGCTCTTGGTTGTGGTACTCCAGCAGCGAGGTCACGCGCCCTTGCTCTCAGATTCAAAAGTGCTAAGCCATCCCAAGTCTTTCTTTTGCCATATCACCACAC GAACCACTGGGCACTTACTGTTGTAAATCCCGATGCACAAATGGTTTATCACTTGGACCCGTTAAAGCGGAGAATTGCAAATGAagaatggattgaagttgttaaCAA TGGCATAAAAATTTACAAGGAGGATGTGAAGAGGTTTCtgaagaagaaaataaattgGGAGAATTTAGcg GGTGTTCCTGCCCAGATTGGGACCACTGATTGTGGTCTTTTTGTGATGCTTTATATGAGAGAAATATGTATAGACAAGGAACTCAAGTTTGCGTCCAAG TGGGCGCGGAGGAGCAATCTTGTCTTTGATAGCGATGATCTCAATGAGATCAGGAGTGCCTGGGCAAAGTACTTCATGAGGCAGCATGCTAGTTAG